A region of Lentimicrobiaceae bacterium DNA encodes the following proteins:
- a CDS encoding BamA/TamA family outer membrane protein yields MKHKASYFRAVLMATVVLISNQFNLVYSQADSTSEKRTQVAEKVKTGLNFGALPAVAFDSDLGFQYGLLGNLFQYGDGTTYPDYRWSLYGEWSRTTKGSGINQLFFDSKYLLPHQIRITADFSFLTERALDFYGFNGFESVYNSSFEDDNADGYISRVYYRHERKLARITFDFQGKINQLPLRWLAGYGYFNVKIGSVDIDRLNKGLDEADKLPAVDGLYDKYVNWGIIPQNEAVGGVYHFLKLGLVYDTRDNEANPNNGMWSEVVLMAAPGFSGKSEKAFSKLAITHRQYFPLKKEVLTLAYRLGWQATIGGHTPFYMQPYMVNTFTRTTKNDGLGGARSLRGILRNRIVGDAFTYGNFELRWKFRKFYRWKQNFYYSLNLFSDMGTITRSAYVDKSLIPESETFSNYFTQDSPGFHVSYGAGLRLAMNQNFILAVDYGLAADKRDGDSGLYINLGFLF; encoded by the coding sequence ATGAAACACAAGGCGAGTTATTTTCGTGCTGTTTTGATGGCCACCGTAGTTTTAATCTCAAACCAGTTTAACCTTGTTTATAGTCAGGCTGATTCTACCAGTGAGAAACGTACTCAGGTAGCTGAAAAAGTGAAAACAGGGCTTAATTTTGGTGCTCTCCCTGCCGTAGCGTTTGATTCTGATCTTGGATTTCAATATGGATTATTGGGGAATCTTTTTCAATATGGAGATGGAACAACCTATCCAGACTATCGTTGGTCGCTTTACGGTGAATGGTCTCGAACGACGAAAGGCAGTGGAATAAATCAGTTGTTCTTCGATTCAAAATACCTGCTGCCTCATCAGATTCGGATAACTGCCGACTTTAGTTTTCTGACCGAAAGGGCTTTGGATTTTTACGGTTTTAATGGTTTTGAATCGGTTTATAATTCTTCGTTTGAAGATGACAATGCAGATGGATATATCTCACGTGTTTACTACAGGCATGAGCGCAAATTAGCCAGAATAACCTTTGATTTTCAGGGAAAAATTAATCAATTGCCCCTACGGTGGCTGGCTGGATATGGTTATTTTAATGTTAAAATTGGTTCAGTTGATATTGACAGATTAAATAAAGGGCTTGATGAAGCTGATAAATTACCTGCTGTGGATGGCCTTTATGATAAATATGTGAATTGGGGAATTATTCCTCAAAATGAAGCGGTTGGAGGTGTATATCACTTTCTGAAACTTGGACTTGTTTATGACACCCGCGACAATGAAGCAAACCCAAACAATGGCATGTGGTCTGAAGTTGTGCTTATGGCCGCACCGGGTTTTTCAGGAAAATCAGAAAAAGCTTTTTCAAAATTGGCAATTACACACCGGCAATATTTCCCTCTGAAAAAAGAAGTACTCACCCTGGCTTACCGACTTGGCTGGCAAGCTACTATTGGCGGGCATACACCATTCTATATGCAGCCATATATGGTTAACACCTTTACGCGTACTACTAAAAATGATGGATTGGGAGGTGCGCGCTCTTTACGTGGTATCTTAAGAAACAGAATTGTGGGTGATGCCTTTACTTATGGGAATTTTGAACTGCGATGGAAATTCAGGAAATTTTATCGATGGAAACAGAATTTTTACTATTCACTCAACTTGTTTAGCGATATGGGAACCATTACCCGTTCTGCATATGTTGACAAAAGTTTGATTCCTGAAAGTGAGACTTTTAGCAATTATTTTACGCAGGATAGTCCCGGGTTTCACGTTTCATATGGAGCAGGCTTAAGATTAGCCATGAATCAGAATTTTATTCTTGCAGTAGATTACGGACTTGCCGCAGATAAACGCGATGGTGATAGCGGATTGTATATCAATCTTGGTTTTCTGTTTTAA
- a CDS encoding DUF2202 domain-containing protein — MKKSRLSAIVIIMIVSVATFLISCTGKDDDLADARELQQKSEAAVTDVACCFSADTLPVETLSQTEIDALLLMREEELMARDVYVYLSGLYSTPVFANISLSEQQHASAIAALLVKYGLDDIAADHQAGVFVNQELQELYNSLIAMGEESITGAFTAGATIEDMDIFDLMQLSEQVDNADILLVFANLTKGSRNHLRSFVAHLLKVGVNYQPQFISQDLFDEIINSPHE; from the coding sequence ATGAAAAAATCAAGATTAAGTGCAATTGTGATTATCATGATTGTTTCTGTGGCTACTTTTCTGATAAGTTGCACAGGTAAGGATGATGACTTGGCTGATGCCAGAGAGCTTCAACAAAAATCTGAAGCTGCTGTTACTGACGTCGCATGCTGCTTTTCAGCCGATACATTACCTGTAGAGACATTGAGTCAGACAGAAATCGATGCGCTTTTGTTAATGCGCGAAGAAGAATTAATGGCCCGCGATGTATATGTTTACTTAAGCGGTCTTTATTCCACGCCTGTATTTGCAAATATCTCTCTGAGTGAGCAACAGCATGCATCGGCCATAGCAGCTTTATTGGTAAAATATGGATTGGATGATATTGCAGCAGATCATCAGGCCGGAGTTTTTGTGAATCAGGAGCTGCAGGAATTGTATAACTCATTGATTGCAATGGGAGAGGAGTCTATTACCGGAGCTTTTACTGCAGGAGCTACCATTGAAGATATGGATATCTTTGATTTGATGCAGTTGTCAGAACAGGTTGATAATGCTGACATTCTGTTGGTTTTTGCAAATCTAACCAAGGGCTCTCGCAACCATCTCAGATCGTTTGTGGCTCATTTGCTCAAAGTGGGTGTAAACTACCAACCCCAGTTTATTAGTCAGGATTTGTTTGATGAAATTATCAATAGCCCTCATGAATAG
- a CDS encoding agmatine deiminase family protein: MKTNLLKQLTILVCVLLSLSLSAQENNKYPKPRLTHQMSAEEALNKHLIGKSFVETAPPTGTITSLGEFERAKGVLVAYPFGIPMTLIREMARDAIVTTLVSGASQETNVRSQYTQAGVNLDNCNFIYAQTDSYWTRDFGPWYIIYGDNQIGIVDFPYNRPRPNDDEVPKKVAAELGLEWFGMNVIHTGGNYMTNSYGEAASTTIAYTENPTQTPAEVDQKMHDYLGINDYHVLEDPNNTYIDHIDCWGKYLATNKVLIRSVPSTHPQYDEIEATAAYFASLTSPWNTPYEVYRVNTPDNQPYTNSFILNDKVFVPITGSAYDQAALEVYRQAMPGYKIFGITQLPAAPWESTDALHCRTHEMADPGMLRIKHIPLLGNAPTADNYNFTAEITAFSGSAIIADSVILYYRVNPNPYTPFTAINMTNTSANNWTASLPSPDYGSTVQYYIHAADASGRSENHPFIGKPDPHEFYIGEQYFAQAETSQQQMSFAAMQGLNDVQSFYISNSGQLGLNYSITLSTSVNDTITKTVANSPAASSYNYNTYTEAGWTNIAVAEPGELGSMLVSYNWNTDNYASEGSIWAESPAGNKFMLASGQADGFYTVISDAFAGESLQGTWKLWIEDTYGDGGHQATNVTVKFVRPTETGNWLTTDLYEGSVAAGQNQEITVTCDAADLSIGSYQGIISILSNDPDQPVIEIPVTFEVSVNTAVADFKENAISVSAFPNPVKDVLNLEINAEVPMKLQLTVSDAYGKIVMPVKNTSTSKGSNRISLPFNDLHKGIYYLKIQSTEFEKTLKVSKL, translated from the coding sequence ATGAAAACTAACCTGCTAAAACAGCTAACTATTTTAGTCTGTGTATTATTGAGCCTGAGCCTGTCAGCACAGGAAAACAACAAATATCCCAAGCCCCGGTTAACTCACCAGATGAGTGCTGAAGAGGCATTAAACAAACATTTAATTGGCAAATCGTTTGTTGAAACAGCTCCTCCTACGGGAACAATTACCAGTTTAGGTGAATTTGAACGGGCAAAAGGAGTACTTGTAGCTTATCCATTTGGCATCCCAATGACATTGATTCGCGAAATGGCCCGCGATGCCATCGTCACTACACTTGTTTCAGGTGCATCGCAGGAAACCAATGTTAGAAGCCAGTATACACAGGCGGGTGTAAACCTTGACAATTGCAATTTTATTTACGCACAAACAGACAGTTACTGGACCCGCGATTTCGGGCCCTGGTACATTATTTATGGCGACAATCAAATTGGCATTGTTGACTTCCCATACAACCGGCCCCGACCAAATGATGATGAAGTACCCAAAAAAGTAGCCGCAGAATTAGGGCTTGAATGGTTTGGCATGAATGTAATTCACACCGGAGGCAATTATATGACCAACAGTTACGGAGAAGCAGCATCAACCACCATTGCATACACTGAAAACCCAACACAAACACCTGCAGAAGTTGATCAGAAAATGCACGACTATCTTGGCATTAATGATTATCATGTACTGGAAGACCCCAATAATACTTATATAGACCATATTGACTGCTGGGGAAAATACCTAGCAACCAACAAGGTACTTATCAGATCAGTACCTTCAACACACCCTCAATATGACGAAATTGAAGCAACTGCCGCCTATTTTGCCTCTTTAACTTCTCCATGGAATACGCCATACGAAGTATACAGAGTCAACACACCTGACAACCAGCCTTACACAAACTCATTTATTCTCAACGACAAGGTATTTGTACCCATAACAGGCTCGGCTTATGATCAGGCTGCATTGGAAGTCTATCGTCAGGCTATGCCTGGTTACAAAATTTTCGGTATCACCCAGCTTCCGGCAGCGCCATGGGAATCAACGGATGCATTACATTGCCGCACACACGAAATGGCCGACCCTGGCATGCTTCGCATTAAACACATTCCTTTGTTGGGAAACGCACCAACAGCTGATAATTACAATTTTACAGCCGAAATTACCGCTTTCAGTGGCTCAGCAATAATTGCAGACTCTGTCATTTTATATTACAGGGTAAATCCAAACCCCTACACTCCGTTTACCGCCATCAACATGACCAATACGTCTGCCAATAACTGGACGGCAAGCCTCCCTTCACCTGATTATGGCAGTACTGTTCAATACTATATTCATGCTGCTGATGCGTCAGGCAGAAGTGAGAACCACCCCTTTATTGGAAAGCCCGACCCACATGAATTTTACATCGGAGAGCAATATTTTGCACAGGCAGAAACCAGTCAGCAACAAATGTCTTTCGCAGCCATGCAGGGGCTAAATGATGTACAATCGTTTTACATCAGCAATTCTGGTCAGCTTGGACTAAATTATTCCATTACACTTTCAACTTCGGTTAATGATACCATAACCAAAACAGTTGCCAATAGTCCGGCTGCAAGCTCATACAACTATAATACCTATACCGAAGCCGGATGGACCAATATAGCTGTTGCTGAACCAGGAGAACTTGGCTCAATGCTGGTTTCTTACAACTGGAACACAGACAATTACGCTTCTGAAGGATCCATTTGGGCTGAATCACCAGCTGGCAATAAATTTATGCTTGCCTCCGGCCAGGCCGACGGTTTTTACACCGTAATCAGCGATGCCTTTGCAGGTGAATCTTTGCAGGGAACCTGGAAACTGTGGATTGAAGATACTTATGGTGATGGCGGACATCAGGCAACAAATGTTACAGTGAAATTTGTACGTCCGACCGAAACCGGCAACTGGCTTACCACTGACCTTTATGAAGGCTCTGTTGCAGCAGGCCAGAATCAGGAAATTACAGTTACATGCGATGCTGCTGATTTAAGCATTGGCTCATACCAAGGAATCATCTCAATACTCTCAAACGACCCTGACCAGCCAGTAATTGAAATACCTGTCACTTTTGAAGTATCTGTAAATACAGCTGTTGCTGATTTTAAAGAAAACGCAATATCTGTAAGCGCATTCCCCAATCCTGTAAAGGACGTATTGAATCTGGAAATAAACGCTGAAGTCCCAATGAAACTTCAACTAACTGTTTCTGATGCTTATGGTAAAATTGTAATGCCAGTTAAAAACACATCAACGAGCAAAGGTTCAAACAGGATTTCACTTCCTTTTAATGATTTGCATAAAGGCATCTATTATCTGAAAATTCAATCAACTGAATTTGAAAAAACGCTCAAAGTAAGCAAACTTTAA
- a CDS encoding dihydrofolate reductase has translation MSERKTILYIAVSLDGYIAGPNDDLGFLSMVEQEGEDYGYGEFLNTVDTVILGRKTYDWIMNQVPVFPHIDLTTFVITRSARPSIGKISFYTGNLRNLILQLKSDKGKHIFIDGGAQITHELLMEQFIDEMIISVIPVLLGNGIRLFKDGRPEQKLTLLSAKQFKTGLTQLHYTL, from the coding sequence ATGTCTGAAAGAAAAACAATTCTTTATATTGCAGTAAGTCTGGATGGATATATTGCCGGGCCCAATGACGATCTTGGCTTCTTATCAATGGTAGAACAGGAAGGTGAAGACTATGGATATGGCGAATTTTTAAACACTGTCGACACCGTAATTCTGGGACGGAAAACATATGATTGGATTATGAACCAGGTGCCAGTTTTTCCGCATATTGACCTTACCACATTTGTGATCACCAGATCGGCACGCCCTTCAATTGGCAAAATCAGCTTTTACACAGGTAATCTTCGTAATCTCATCCTGCAATTGAAAAGCGACAAAGGCAAGCACATTTTCATTGATGGCGGAGCCCAAATCACCCATGAATTATTAATGGAACAATTCATTGACGAAATGATTATTTCAGTCATACCTGTTTTACTCGGGAATGGCATACGCTTGTTTAAAGATGGGCGTCCTGAACAAAAACTAACTTTATTAAGTGCAAAACAATTTAAAACAGGGCTAACACAACTGCACTATACTTTATAA
- a CDS encoding alpha-L-fucosidase: MKPTKITLLFLMLAITCSGLFAQENELPKEERLAWFKDAKLGIFIHWGIYSVGGIDESWSFYNGYIPYDDYMKQLTGFTAEKYNPVQWAQLIKNSGAKYAVITTKHHDGVALWNTRQSDLNVVEKSKAHRDLIQPFADAIQQEGLKLGLYYSLLDWSHPNYPYFTRKQKRYENDPARWQKFVSFNFAQLKEISRFHPDLYWFDGDWEQNAETWHAREIREMILKENPAAIINSRLQGYGDYATPEQGIPVTKPHDEYWELCMTMNNSWGYQPNDKEYKSANQIIRILVDCISMGGNLLLDIGPKPDGTIPNEQQEILESLGRWTEKHAEAIYGTRAGIPPGYFNGYTALSKDRTTLYLYLDNKPNGPILVKGLQNKVNRVWVVGNGTKLSYKVIGKQYWSDAPGLLYIDVPDEVQDKDVTVIAILLEGEANLFSNEIKPIESN; the protein is encoded by the coding sequence ATGAAACCAACAAAAATTACGCTCTTGTTTCTTATGCTGGCCATTACCTGTTCAGGCTTATTTGCCCAGGAAAACGAATTGCCCAAAGAAGAAAGACTCGCCTGGTTTAAAGACGCCAAATTGGGTATTTTTATTCACTGGGGCATATACAGTGTTGGAGGAATTGATGAGTCGTGGTCTTTTTATAATGGTTACATACCATATGATGACTATATGAAACAATTGACCGGCTTCACCGCAGAAAAATACAATCCGGTGCAATGGGCTCAACTCATTAAAAATAGCGGTGCAAAATATGCCGTTATCACTACTAAACACCATGATGGGGTTGCGCTCTGGAATACCCGCCAAAGCGACCTCAATGTTGTGGAAAAAAGCAAAGCCCACCGCGACCTGATTCAACCTTTTGCCGATGCCATTCAACAAGAAGGCCTCAAATTGGGCTTATATTATTCACTTTTGGACTGGTCGCACCCCAACTACCCTTATTTCACCAGAAAACAAAAACGCTATGAGAACGACCCGGCGCGGTGGCAAAAATTTGTCAGCTTCAATTTTGCCCAGTTAAAGGAAATCAGCCGTTTTCACCCTGATTTGTACTGGTTTGACGGCGACTGGGAACAAAATGCAGAAACCTGGCATGCACGCGAAATCAGAGAGATGATACTGAAGGAGAACCCTGCAGCCATTATCAATTCCCGTTTACAAGGCTATGGCGATTATGCCACCCCTGAGCAAGGTATTCCTGTAACAAAACCCCACGACGAGTATTGGGAATTGTGTATGACCATGAACAACTCATGGGGTTACCAGCCCAACGACAAAGAATATAAATCAGCAAATCAGATTATCAGAATATTAGTTGATTGCATAAGTATGGGAGGAAATCTGTTGCTTGACATTGGTCCCAAACCCGATGGAACCATCCCCAACGAACAACAGGAAATCCTTGAAAGCCTGGGACGCTGGACCGAAAAACATGCCGAAGCTATTTACGGCACCCGTGCCGGCATCCCTCCTGGTTATTTCAACGGATACACAGCACTTTCAAAAGACCGCACTACACTCTACCTTTATCTCGATAACAAACCCAATGGCCCAATTTTGGTAAAAGGCCTTCAAAATAAAGTGAACAGAGTATGGGTGGTAGGAAATGGCACAAAGCTCTCCTATAAAGTAATAGGAAAGCAATACTGGAGCGATGCGCCCGGTTTGCTTTACATTGATGTGCCGGATGAAGTCCAGGATAAAGATGTTACAGTAATTGCAATTCTTTTAGAAGGCGAAGCAAATCTATTTTCAAATGAAATCAAACCTATTGAAAGCAATTAA
- a CDS encoding peptide-N-glycosidase yields MNYKSLLLVIYLCCFASLVHSQPVLEIVYQQKNNGKIDSVNTYRFRFFKNVAFLSTETSDTREFIDFNRKELVDIMRFNNVAYKTITPFSETDQPVFTNNTEKILGFNCSKAIYKSFSNTIEVWYTTETVIKGSPYKNFLPENSLVMKIVINGNRTLEAVSIHSLSDDTLPDYPYQLATPISKSQARELQIKSRYTHVNVFNKQVINFGDSIKNPEFGFTDSTYRFSNGTVILKKIALPEINKKGGSVFATITNWSNGDAYDRTCSLFTIAGDKEKTILDALQNGVETMPIIMDKNGEKYQGFISTAEYEVPVELMRFFTSFGVSHFNKLREINNYNWQDSVVYKQEITALVPNTRSDLWIGIFIGNYDKGGHKVSLDLQFYPPWDNAPVAEKWIKPLFNTVNILEMSGQNYGRLFKTDTLSTEFELPPHINGLQLLFTSTGHGGWGGGDEFNPKLNQIFIDGNLIFSHTPWRTDCATYRMSNPASGNFENGLSSSDLSRSNWCPATLTPPWFIPLTNLAPGNHHISIVINQGENEGDSFSHWAVTGVLTGNISANQPQ; encoded by the coding sequence ATGAATTATAAATCTCTGCTACTCGTCATCTATTTATGCTGTTTTGCATCATTGGTTCATAGCCAGCCTGTGCTTGAAATTGTTTACCAGCAGAAAAACAATGGCAAAATAGATTCAGTAAACACCTACCGCTTCAGATTTTTCAAGAATGTGGCCTTTTTATCAACGGAAACATCTGACACCAGAGAATTTATAGATTTCAACCGAAAAGAGCTGGTTGACATCATGAGATTTAACAATGTAGCCTACAAAACAATAACGCCATTTTCGGAAACAGACCAGCCTGTATTTACAAATAACACAGAAAAAATATTAGGATTCAACTGTTCAAAAGCTATCTACAAATCCTTTTCAAATACTATTGAAGTCTGGTACACAACAGAAACCGTGATAAAAGGGAGTCCTTATAAGAACTTTTTGCCCGAAAACAGTCTGGTCATGAAAATCGTTATCAATGGGAACCGCACTCTTGAGGCTGTTTCCATTCATTCGCTTTCTGATGACACTTTGCCTGACTATCCCTATCAACTGGCCACGCCAATCAGCAAATCACAAGCCAGAGAACTTCAGATAAAATCAAGATACACCCATGTCAACGTGTTCAACAAGCAGGTAATTAATTTTGGCGATTCAATTAAAAACCCTGAATTTGGATTTACCGATTCAACCTACCGGTTTTCAAACGGCACAGTCATCCTGAAAAAAATAGCATTACCTGAAATTAACAAAAAAGGCGGAAGTGTCTTTGCCACAATAACCAACTGGTCAAACGGAGATGCATATGACAGAACCTGCAGCCTGTTTACAATTGCCGGCGACAAAGAAAAAACAATCTTAGATGCCTTACAAAACGGGGTTGAAACAATGCCCATCATCATGGATAAAAACGGTGAGAAATATCAGGGATTTATCAGTACAGCAGAATATGAAGTGCCTGTAGAACTTATGCGCTTCTTTACTTCCTTTGGTGTGTCACATTTTAATAAACTCAGAGAAATAAACAACTACAACTGGCAGGACTCGGTAGTCTATAAACAAGAAATTACAGCTTTAGTCCCAAACACCAGGTCCGACCTTTGGATAGGCATTTTCATAGGAAATTACGACAAAGGCGGGCATAAAGTAAGTCTTGATTTACAGTTTTACCCACCCTGGGACAACGCACCTGTTGCCGAGAAATGGATAAAACCACTGTTCAACACGGTAAATATTCTTGAGATGTCGGGGCAGAATTATGGACGGTTATTCAAAACAGACACACTGTCAACAGAATTTGAGCTTCCACCTCACATTAACGGACTTCAGCTTCTGTTCACCTCAACAGGCCATGGTGGCTGGGGCGGTGGCGATGAGTTTAATCCCAAACTCAATCAGATTTTTATTGATGGGAACCTGATATTCAGTCACACTCCGTGGAGAACAGATTGTGCCACCTACCGCATGTCAAACCCCGCGTCCGGAAACTTTGAAAACGGGCTATCATCCAGCGACTTAAGCCGTTCGAACTGGTGCCCGGCAACATTAACGCCTCCCTGGTTCATACCACTAACCAATTTAGCGCCAGGCAACCACCATATAAGCATAGTTATTAACCAGGGTGAAAACGAAGGCGACAGTTTCAGCCATTGGGCAGTTACCGGAGTTCTCACCGGAAATATTTCAGCAAATCAACCACAATGA
- a CDS encoding alpha-L-fucosidase, with the protein MKRLVIFYFLLSIISNGLSQAVYEEERYVPETNPAILHRLEQWQDLKFGLLMHWGAYSQWGIVESWSICPEEYEWCERKAGTNPGNYYAYVKEYEALKTTFNPIKFNPLKWAEAASNAGMKYVIFTTKHHDGFCMFDSRYTDYKVTDKTCPFSNNPQANITKEVFNAFRSRGFWTGAYFSKPDWHHPDYWDPYFPPRDRNVNYEPETNPEKWERFVNFTHNQVLELLSDYGKVDILWLDGGWVAKDSKQTITSWYEKQLQNTTNGYIKHRMVNQDIRMDELAAKAREKQPELLIVDRAVHGINQNYLTPENRVPEKTLNYPWESCIISGGGWAHTKNAQYMSGREGIQLLVDIVAKGGNLLLNIAPTPEGEWQQGAYNLLQEFSNWMSVNAEAIYNTRPVAPFKENNICMTRLDDGTTYFMYMANEEETSMPHEISILSHQPAEHAQITLLGSKQKLKWTKTGNNGFKIFIPRTIQQHPPSKYVWTFKVTAIK; encoded by the coding sequence ATGAAAAGATTGGTGATATTTTATTTCTTACTTTCCATAATATCGAATGGATTATCGCAGGCTGTTTACGAAGAAGAAAGATATGTTCCGGAAACAAATCCGGCGATTTTGCACAGACTGGAGCAATGGCAGGATCTTAAGTTTGGGCTGTTGATGCATTGGGGAGCTTACAGTCAGTGGGGAATTGTTGAATCATGGTCAATTTGCCCCGAGGAATACGAATGGTGCGAAAGAAAAGCAGGAACAAACCCCGGAAATTATTATGCTTACGTAAAAGAATATGAGGCATTAAAAACTACTTTCAACCCAATAAAATTCAACCCTTTAAAATGGGCAGAAGCAGCATCAAATGCCGGAATGAAATACGTGATATTCACAACCAAGCATCATGATGGATTTTGCATGTTTGACAGCAGATATACGGACTATAAAGTAACAGACAAAACATGCCCTTTCTCAAACAACCCTCAGGCAAATATTACAAAAGAGGTTTTCAATGCTTTCAGAAGCCGTGGTTTTTGGACCGGCGCCTATTTTTCGAAACCCGACTGGCATCATCCTGATTATTGGGACCCCTATTTCCCGCCGAGAGACAGAAATGTGAATTACGAACCAGAAACTAATCCTGAAAAATGGGAGCGTTTTGTGAATTTCACCCACAATCAGGTCTTGGAATTATTATCTGATTATGGCAAAGTTGATATTTTATGGCTGGATGGCGGCTGGGTGGCCAAAGATTCAAAACAAACCATTACCTCGTGGTATGAAAAACAACTGCAGAATACAACCAACGGCTACATCAAACACCGCATGGTAAATCAGGACATTAGAATGGATGAACTAGCCGCAAAAGCCAGAGAAAAACAACCTGAATTATTGATAGTTGACAGAGCCGTTCATGGCATTAACCAAAACTATCTGACCCCTGAAAACCGGGTTCCCGAAAAAACTTTAAACTACCCATGGGAATCATGTATTATTTCGGGCGGAGGCTGGGCCCACACCAAAAATGCACAGTATATGAGCGGCCGCGAAGGAATACAACTTTTGGTTGATATTGTTGCAAAAGGAGGAAATCTGCTTTTAAATATAGCACCAACGCCCGAAGGAGAATGGCAGCAAGGCGCATACAATCTGCTTCAGGAGTTCAGCAACTGGATGAGTGTGAATGCAGAAGCCATATACAATACAAGGCCTGTTGCACCTTTTAAAGAAAACAACATTTGCATGACCCGCCTTGATGATGGCACAACATATTTCATGTATATGGCCAACGAAGAAGAAACCAGCATGCCCCATGAAATAAGCATACTGTCTCATCAGCCCGCTGAGCATGCACAAATTACCTTGTTGGGAAGTAAACAAAAGTTGAAATGGACAAAAACGGGTAATAACGGATTTAAAATATTCATCCCCCGCACAATTCAACAACATCCCCCATCAAAATACGTGTGGACATTTAAAGTAACAGCCATTAAATAA
- a CDS encoding fibrobacter succinogenes major paralogous domain-containing protein, whose protein sequence is MKKKNYLWLIATLLVINFCIPLHPATGQEVMNIQKKDKSIISIPVSEIEKITFSGASVNETGIVKDIEGNIYRTVQIGKQEWMAENLKTTKLNNGTSIKLVTDNNEWYNIKSSAYCWYNNDEMTNKNRYGALYNWYTINTGNLCPAGWHVSSDSDWKELEDYLVDHGHNSNGGAAEMIGKSLAAKTGWNPSSNPSDVGSELLPEFRNKSGFSALPGGFRTNNGGFSNPSGIGGYWWTSTEKNESHAWFKNLINYRGTLEETAQSKYFGCSVRCVKN, encoded by the coding sequence ATGAAAAAGAAAAACTATCTATGGCTTATTGCAACCCTATTGGTCATCAATTTTTGTATCCCATTGCATCCGGCCACAGGCCAGGAAGTTATGAACATTCAAAAAAAAGACAAATCAATCATTTCAATTCCCGTTTCAGAAATTGAAAAAATTACTTTCTCAGGAGCTTCAGTCAACGAAACAGGCATTGTAAAAGACATTGAGGGCAACATTTACCGTACAGTTCAAATTGGTAAACAGGAATGGATGGCTGAAAATCTGAAAACAACAAAGCTCAACAATGGTACATCCATAAAACTGGTAACTGACAATAACGAATGGTATAACATAAAGAGTTCGGCTTACTGCTGGTACAACAACGACGAAATGACAAATAAAAACAGATACGGTGCCTTATATAACTGGTATACTATCAATACAGGCAATCTATGCCCTGCCGGCTGGCATGTTTCATCAGACAGCGACTGGAAAGAGCTGGAAGATTACCTGGTTGATCACGGGCACAATTCAAATGGCGGAGCAGCCGAAATGATTGGAAAATCACTGGCAGCTAAAACAGGATGGAATCCATCATCAAACCCCTCAGATGTTGGAAGTGAACTTCTGCCTGAATTCAGAAACAAATCAGGATTTTCAGCTCTGCCGGGAGGATTCAGGACAAACAATGGCGGGTTTAGCAATCCTTCAGGCATTGGTGGATATTGGTGGACTTCAACTGAAAAAAATGAAAGCCATGCCTGGTTTAAAAATTTAATCAATTACCGTGGCACTCTTGAAGAAACTGCCCAATCAAAGTATTTTGGGTGCTCCGTGCGATGCGTAAAAAATTAA